Proteins from a single region of Streptomyces vinaceus:
- a CDS encoding HAD-IC family P-type ATPase — protein sequence MTQRAEIEPGGPEPGSGGGPGGAAIDAGAELDPVHPVRPPAPRFKPGGLTTAEVAERVARGAVNDVPVRSSRSTADIVRANVFTRFNAIIGVLWVIMLIVAPLQDSLFGYVIIANTGIGIIQEMRAKKTLDGLAVIGEAKPSVRRDGRTAEISTSQIVLDDVIELGPGDKVVVDGTVGEAEGLEIDESLLTGEADPVLKKPGDPVMSGSFVVAGGGAFTATKVGREAYAAQLAEEATRFTLVHSELRSGISTILKYVTWMMIPTSIGLIISQLVVKDNNLKDAIARTVGGIVPMIPEGLVLLTSVAFAIGVIRLGRKQCLVQELPAIEGLARVDVVCLDKTGTLTEGGMDVTELRPLGGAQDTYVKKVLGALGESDPRPNASLQAIIDAYPDSAEWRCTESLPFSSARKYSGASFSEGDGENSTWLLGAPDVLLAPGDPALDEINGLNEQGLRVLLLARAARELDDAAVAAGAKPTALIVLEQRLRPDAADTLRYFEDQKVHAKVISGDNAVSVGAVAGKLGLPGAENTVDARKLPADRADMAKVLDENAVFGRVTPQQKRDMVGALQSKGHTVAMTGDGVNDVLALKDADIGVSMGSGSEATRAVAQIVLLNNSFSTLPSVVAEGRRVIGNITRVATLFLTKTVYSVLLAILVVCFQVEYPFLPRHLTLLSTLTIGIPAFFLALAPNKERARPHFVKRVMRYAIPGGVIAAVATFVTYLVARHHYTGPEALQAETSAATLTLFLTSMWVLVIIARPYTWWRVALVGAMGGAFLIVLVVPWLQKFFELKLVGTQLPWTAVGIAAAASALIEVTFRWVNRRFPA from the coding sequence ATGACGCAGCGGGCAGAGATCGAACCAGGCGGTCCCGAGCCGGGCAGCGGCGGCGGGCCCGGCGGCGCGGCCATCGACGCGGGGGCCGAGCTGGATCCGGTACACCCGGTCCGGCCGCCCGCGCCCCGGTTCAAGCCCGGCGGGCTGACCACCGCCGAGGTCGCCGAACGCGTCGCGCGCGGGGCCGTCAACGACGTGCCCGTCCGCAGCAGCCGCTCCACCGCCGACATCGTCCGCGCCAACGTCTTCACCCGGTTCAACGCCATCATCGGCGTGCTCTGGGTGATCATGCTCATCGTCGCGCCGCTCCAGGACAGCCTGTTCGGCTACGTGATCATCGCGAACACCGGCATCGGCATCATCCAGGAGATGCGCGCCAAGAAGACCCTGGACGGCCTCGCCGTCATCGGCGAGGCCAAACCCAGCGTCCGCCGCGACGGCCGGACCGCCGAGATCTCCACCTCCCAGATCGTCCTCGACGACGTCATCGAGCTCGGACCCGGCGACAAGGTCGTCGTCGACGGCACGGTCGGCGAGGCCGAGGGCCTGGAGATCGACGAGTCCCTGCTCACCGGCGAGGCCGACCCCGTCCTGAAGAAGCCCGGCGACCCCGTCATGTCCGGGTCCTTCGTCGTCGCCGGCGGCGGCGCGTTCACCGCCACCAAGGTCGGCCGCGAGGCCTACGCCGCCCAGTTGGCCGAAGAGGCCACCCGCTTCACGCTCGTCCACTCCGAGCTGCGCTCCGGCATCTCCACCATCCTCAAGTACGTCACCTGGATGATGATCCCGACCTCGATCGGCCTGATCATCAGCCAGCTCGTCGTCAAGGACAACAACCTCAAGGACGCCATCGCCCGCACGGTCGGCGGCATCGTCCCGATGATCCCCGAGGGCCTGGTCCTGCTGACCTCCGTCGCCTTCGCGATCGGCGTCATCCGGCTCGGCCGCAAGCAGTGCCTGGTGCAGGAGCTGCCCGCCATCGAGGGCCTCGCCCGCGTCGACGTGGTCTGCCTCGACAAGACCGGCACCCTCACCGAGGGCGGCATGGACGTCACCGAGCTCCGCCCGCTCGGCGGCGCGCAGGACACGTACGTCAAGAAGGTGCTCGGCGCGCTCGGCGAATCCGACCCCCGCCCCAACGCCAGCCTCCAGGCGATCATCGACGCCTATCCGGACAGCGCCGAATGGCGCTGCACCGAGTCCCTGCCCTTCTCCTCCGCCCGCAAGTACAGCGGCGCCAGCTTCAGCGAGGGCGACGGCGAGAACAGCACCTGGCTGCTCGGCGCCCCCGACGTGCTCCTGGCGCCGGGCGACCCGGCCCTCGACGAGATCAACGGCCTCAACGAGCAGGGCCTGCGCGTCCTGCTGCTCGCCCGGGCCGCGCGCGAGCTCGACGACGCGGCCGTCGCCGCCGGGGCCAAGCCGACCGCCCTGATCGTCCTGGAACAGCGGCTGCGCCCCGACGCGGCCGACACCCTGCGCTACTTCGAGGACCAGAAGGTCCACGCGAAGGTCATCTCCGGCGACAACGCCGTCTCGGTCGGCGCGGTGGCGGGGAAGCTGGGCCTGCCAGGCGCCGAGAACACCGTCGACGCGCGCAAGCTGCCGGCCGACCGGGCCGACATGGCCAAGGTCCTCGACGAGAACGCCGTCTTCGGGCGGGTCACCCCGCAGCAGAAGCGCGACATGGTCGGCGCGCTGCAGTCCAAGGGCCACACCGTCGCGATGACCGGCGACGGGGTCAACGACGTCCTGGCCCTCAAGGACGCCGACATCGGCGTGAGCATGGGCTCCGGCTCCGAGGCCACCCGGGCGGTCGCCCAGATCGTCCTGCTGAACAACAGCTTCTCCACCCTCCCCTCGGTGGTCGCCGAAGGGCGCCGCGTCATCGGCAACATCACCCGGGTCGCCACGCTGTTCCTCACCAAGACCGTCTACTCGGTGCTCCTGGCGATCCTGGTGGTCTGCTTCCAGGTCGAATACCCCTTCCTGCCGCGGCACCTGACGCTGTTGTCCACGCTCACGATCGGCATCCCGGCGTTCTTCCTGGCCCTCGCGCCGAACAAGGAGCGCGCGCGGCCGCACTTCGTGAAACGGGTGATGCGGTACGCGATCCCGGGCGGTGTGATCGCGGCGGTGGCCACGTTCGTGACGTACCTGGTCGCCCGCCACCACTACACGGGCCCCGAGGCCCTCCAGGCGGAGACGAGCGCGGCGACGCTCACCCTGTTCCTGACCTCGATGTGGGTCCTGGTCATCATCGCCCGCCCGTACACGTGGTGGCGGGTCGCCCTGGTCGGCGCGATGGGCGGGGCCTTCCTGATCGTCCTGGTCGTACCCTGGCTGCAGAAGTTCTTCGAGCTGAAGCTGGTGGGCACGCAGCTCCCCTGGACCGCGGTGGGCATCGCCGCGGCGGCCTCGGCCCTGATCGAGGTCACCTTCCGCTGGGTCAACCGCAGGTTCCCGGCGTAG
- a CDS encoding DUF2530 domain-containing protein, with amino-acid sequence MAKWTAKHEAPAPLEGPVVATVTGGTIIWFAMFVVQLPFYGWFADRDLLWWVWCCAAGAFLGLIGLWYVRGRDAALKRHAAEQAARDAEGSAG; translated from the coding sequence ATGGCGAAATGGACTGCGAAGCACGAGGCGCCCGCGCCCCTTGAGGGCCCGGTCGTCGCGACCGTCACCGGCGGCACGATCATCTGGTTCGCCATGTTCGTCGTCCAGCTCCCGTTCTACGGCTGGTTCGCCGACCGGGACCTGCTGTGGTGGGTCTGGTGCTGCGCGGCCGGCGCCTTCCTCGGCCTGATCGGCCTCTGGTACGTACGCGGCCGTGACGCCGCGCTCAAGCGGCACGCGGCCGAGCAGGCCGCCCGGGACGCGGAGGGCTCCGCCGGCTGA
- a CDS encoding sacsin N-terminal ATP-binding-like domain-containing protein — protein MSVRVTAAQGGADPFGTARLRRGVLDAWGAGPARFREDANAEEDLALGGYRDRLVVELAQNAADAAARAGVPGRLRLTLHPGEGGHAVLAVANTGAPLDATGVESLSTLRASAKREPAGPPGTTAGPAGSADTVGRFGVGFAAVLAVSDEPAVLGRHGGVRWSLAEAREMARDAATGSPGLGDELRRRDGHVPLLRLPLPAEGTAPEGYDTVVVLPLRDASAGDLVQRLLAGIDDALLLTLPGLAEIVVETPQEGTRTLRRRDEGPYTVVEDSAGGAGGETRRWRTVRHSGLIERALLADRPVEERLRPVWTVAWAVPVDTEGAPVRPATASVVHAPTPTDEPLGIPALLIATLPLDTARRHPAPGPLTDFLVERAADAYAELLGSWDPVSTALVDLVPGPLGQGPLDGALRAAVLERLPRTAFLAPAAPAEHAEHAEERAALRPFEAEVVEGAGAETVRVLSEVLPTLLPAGLERRPELRTLGVGRLPLGDAIERIAGIERGPEWWHRLYDTLAGVDPDRLSGLPVPLADGRTTIGPRHVLLPDADTPKDLARLGLKVAHPDAVHPLLERLGALPATPRAVLTTPQVRAAVAASLDAGEIWDEDALDADELAEVVLRLVRDADLAPGDEPWLGALALPDEDGELTPAGELLLPGSPLASVIREDEIPYVDGELAERWGAQPLTACGVLAVFQLVRATDVVLDPDELEPREGDFAEPDDAGLLDAVDVWCEDVLDQLPETPLPPVATELVAVRDLDLVDDDCWPQALAMLAQPPLRDALTQPVRVLLPDGTTQSVRPYTAWWLRDHPVLDGRRPAGLRAAGGDPLLAGLYTPADATGFEDEQVLRALGVRTTVSALLDEPGGAAELLGRLADPGREVSDRQLHALYGALAELDPEQVTLPDELRAVVDGEVVVVDAADALIADAPDLLPLTAGLPLLPVAPARAAELAELLQVRRVSETVPAEVTTPGEEHEVPESVRILLGPSAPETYLEHEELIAGGVELDWRRTPDGTLHASTLEGVAAGLAWAAAQWPRRFEVAALLEDPSRTAELARDRWFD, from the coding sequence GTGAGCGTGCGAGTGACGGCAGCCCAGGGCGGCGCGGACCCCTTCGGCACGGCCAGGCTGCGGCGCGGGGTGCTCGACGCCTGGGGCGCGGGCCCGGCCCGCTTCCGCGAGGACGCCAACGCCGAGGAGGACCTGGCCCTCGGCGGCTACCGCGACCGGCTCGTCGTCGAGCTGGCGCAGAACGCCGCCGACGCCGCGGCCCGGGCCGGGGTGCCCGGCCGGCTGCGGCTCACCCTGCACCCCGGCGAGGGCGGGCACGCGGTGCTGGCCGTCGCCAACACCGGTGCCCCGCTGGACGCGACGGGCGTGGAATCCCTGAGCACCCTGCGGGCCTCCGCGAAGCGGGAGCCCGCGGGCCCGCCCGGCACGACGGCCGGCCCGGCCGGCTCCGCCGACACCGTCGGCCGCTTCGGCGTCGGCTTCGCTGCCGTCCTCGCGGTGTCCGACGAGCCCGCCGTGCTCGGGCGCCACGGCGGCGTCCGCTGGTCCCTCGCCGAGGCCCGCGAGATGGCCCGCGACGCCGCCACCGGCAGCCCCGGCCTCGGCGACGAACTGCGCCGCCGCGACGGGCACGTCCCGCTGCTGCGGCTGCCGCTGCCCGCCGAGGGCACCGCCCCCGAGGGCTACGACACCGTGGTCGTCCTCCCGCTGCGCGACGCCTCCGCCGGGGACCTGGTGCAGCGGCTGCTGGCCGGCATCGACGACGCGCTGCTGCTGACCCTGCCCGGGCTGGCGGAGATCGTCGTGGAGACCCCGCAGGAGGGCACCCGTACCCTGCGCCGCCGCGACGAGGGCCCGTACACGGTCGTGGAGGACTCGGCGGGAGGCGCCGGCGGCGAGACCCGGCGCTGGCGCACCGTCCGCCACAGCGGCCTCATCGAGCGGGCGCTGCTCGCCGACCGCCCTGTCGAGGAGCGGCTGCGACCCGTCTGGACGGTGGCCTGGGCCGTGCCCGTCGACACCGAGGGCGCCCCCGTACGCCCGGCCACCGCGAGCGTGGTGCACGCGCCGACCCCGACCGACGAGCCGCTGGGCATCCCCGCGCTGCTCATCGCGACGCTGCCGCTGGACACCGCCCGCCGCCACCCCGCGCCGGGGCCGCTGACCGACTTCCTGGTGGAGCGGGCGGCCGACGCGTACGCCGAACTGCTGGGCTCCTGGGACCCAGTGAGCACCGCCCTGGTGGACCTCGTACCCGGGCCGCTCGGCCAGGGCCCGCTGGACGGGGCGCTGCGCGCGGCGGTGCTGGAGCGGCTGCCGCGTACGGCGTTCCTCGCCCCGGCGGCCCCGGCCGAGCACGCCGAGCACGCCGAGGAGCGGGCCGCCCTGCGCCCCTTCGAGGCCGAGGTGGTGGAGGGCGCGGGCGCCGAGACCGTACGGGTCCTGTCCGAGGTGCTGCCGACGCTGCTGCCCGCCGGGCTGGAGCGCCGGCCCGAGCTGCGCACGCTGGGCGTGGGCAGGCTGCCGCTGGGCGACGCCATCGAGCGGATCGCGGGCATCGAGCGCGGCCCGGAGTGGTGGCACCGGCTGTACGACACCCTGGCCGGGGTGGACCCGGACCGGCTCTCGGGCCTGCCGGTGCCGCTGGCCGACGGACGGACCACGATCGGCCCGCGGCACGTACTGCTGCCCGATGCCGACACCCCGAAGGACCTGGCCCGGCTGGGGCTGAAGGTGGCGCACCCGGACGCCGTGCACCCGCTGCTGGAGCGCCTCGGCGCGCTCCCGGCCACGCCCCGAGCGGTCCTGACGACCCCGCAGGTGCGGGCCGCGGTGGCCGCCTCCCTCGATGCCGGGGAGATCTGGGACGAGGACGCCCTCGACGCCGACGAACTGGCCGAGGTGGTCCTGCGGCTGGTCCGCGACGCCGATCTGGCGCCGGGCGACGAGCCGTGGCTGGGCGCCCTGGCCCTGCCGGACGAGGACGGGGAGCTCACCCCCGCGGGCGAGCTGCTGCTGCCGGGCTCCCCGCTGGCCTCGGTGATCCGTGAGGACGAAATCCCGTACGTGGACGGCGAGCTGGCCGAGCGGTGGGGCGCGCAGCCGCTGACCGCCTGCGGGGTGCTGGCCGTCTTCCAGCTGGTCCGCGCCACCGACGTCGTCCTCGACCCGGACGAACTGGAGCCGCGCGAAGGGGACTTCGCCGAGCCGGACGACGCGGGGCTGCTGGACGCGGTGGACGTGTGGTGCGAGGACGTACTGGACCAGCTCCCCGAGACCCCGCTGCCGCCCGTGGCCACGGAGCTCGTCGCGGTCCGCGACCTCGACCTGGTCGACGACGACTGCTGGCCCCAGGCCCTGGCCATGCTCGCGCAGCCGCCGCTGCGCGACGCGCTGACCCAGCCCGTACGGGTGCTGCTGCCGGACGGCACCACGCAGTCGGTGCGCCCGTACACCGCCTGGTGGCTGCGCGACCACCCGGTGCTCGACGGGCGCCGCCCGGCGGGCCTGCGCGCGGCGGGCGGCGACCCGCTGCTGGCGGGGCTCTACACCCCGGCGGACGCGACGGGCTTCGAGGACGAGCAGGTCCTGCGGGCGCTCGGTGTGCGCACCACCGTGTCGGCGCTGCTGGACGAACCCGGTGGCGCCGCCGAGCTCCTGGGCCGGCTCGCCGACCCGGGCCGGGAGGTGTCGGACCGTCAGCTGCACGCCCTGTACGGGGCACTGGCCGAACTGGACCCCGAGCAGGTCACGCTCCCGGACGAGCTGCGCGCGGTGGTGGACGGCGAGGTCGTCGTGGTCGACGCGGCGGACGCGCTGATCGCGGACGCCCCGGACCTGCTGCCGCTCACGGCGGGCCTCCCCCTGCTCCCGGTGGCCCCGGCCCGCGCGGCCGAGCTGGCGGAGCTGCTCCAGGTGCGCCGCGTCTCGGAGACGGTCCCGGCGGAGGTCACGACGCCGGGCGAGGAGCACGAGGTGCCCGAGTCCGTACGGATCCTGCTGGGCCCCTCGGCCCCGGAGACCTACCTGGAGCACGAGGAGCTGATCGCGGGCGGCGTGGAACTCGACTGGCGCCGCACCCCGGACGGCACCCTGCACGCCTCCACCCTGGAGGGCGTGGCGGCGGGCCTTGCCTGGGCGGCCGCCCAGTGGCCCCGCCGCTTCGAGGTGGCCGCCCTCCTGGAAGACCCTTCCCGCACGGCGGAACTGGCCCGCGACCGCTGGTTCGACTGA